From one Melospiza melodia melodia isolate bMelMel2 chromosome 6, bMelMel2.pri, whole genome shotgun sequence genomic stretch:
- the EIF4G2 gene encoding eukaryotic translation initiation factor 4 gamma 2: protein MNNGAFHAKKQRNLRRGSHGRPLALELCEGCSSAANGAGTRWPSGRHAAAAPLAQAQTPRAAAPAVPGVAAFVNTGSALRRRHGATKPPPSAAHPSPAPETRRQRSALYGGGGGKRRILRCQAAKVESAIAEGGASRFSASSGGGGGRGAPQHYPKTASNSEFLGKTPGQNAQKWIPSRSTRRDDDSANDKERHDAIFRKVRGILNKLTPEKFDKLCLELLNVGVESKLILKGVILLIVDKALEEPKYSSLYAQLCLRLAEDAPNFDGPSAESHPGQKQSTTFRRLLISKLQDEFENRTRNVDIYDKHDGPLLPEEEEQRAIAKIKMLGNIKFIGELGKLDLIHESILHKCIKTLLEKKKRVQLKDMGEDLECLCQIMRTVGPRLDHAKAKSLMDQYFARMRSLMSSKELPARIRFLLQDTVELREHNWVPRKAFLDNGPKTINQIRQDAVKDLGVFIPAPMSQGMRSDFFLEGPFMPPRMKLDRDPLGGLADMFGQMPGSGIGTGPGVIQDRFSPTMGRHRSNQLFNGHGGHLMPSAQSQFGDLGKSFLKSQGQSQLYHTQNQGLLSQQQGQSKDMPPRFSKKGQLNADEISLRPAQSFLMNKNQVPKLQPQITMIPPSAQPPRTQTPPLGQPPQLGLKTNPPLIQEKPAKTTKKPPPSKEELLKQTEAVVTEYLNNGNANDAVNTVREMRAPKHFIPEMLSKVILQSLDRSDEDKEKASTLISLLKQEGIATSDNFMQAFLNVLDQCPKLEVDIPLVKSYLAQFAARAIISDLVSISELAQPLESGTHFPLFLLCLQQLAKLQDREWLTELFQQSKVNMQKMLPEIDQNKDRMLEILEGKGLSFLFPLLKLEKELLKQIKSDPSPQAIYKWIKDNISPKLHVDKGFVNILMTSFLQYISSEVNPPSDESDSSSAPSKEQLEQEKQLLLSFKPVMQKFLHDHVDLQVSALYALQVHCYNNNFPKGMLLRFFVHFYDMEIIEEEAFLAWKEDITQEFPGKGKALFQVNQWLTWLETAEEEESEEEAD, encoded by the exons ATGAATAATGGTGCCTTCCATGCCAAGAAGCAAAGGAATTTAAGGAGAGG CTCGCACGGCAGGCCCCTAGCACTGGAGCTCTGTGAGGGCTGCAGCTCGGCAGCAAACGGCGCGGGGACGCGGTGGCCAAGCGGCCGCCATGCAGCGGCTGCGCCACTTGCACAGGCCCAGACTCCCCGAGCGGCAGCGCCAGCAGTACCTGGCGTAGCAGCGTTCGTGAATACCGGTTCTGCACTGCGGCGGCGGCACGGCGCAACCAAACCTCCTCCCTCCGCCGCCCACCCCAGCCCTG CGCCCGAGACGCGGCGGCAGCGGTCGGCGCTCTATGGAGGTGGCGGGGGGAAGCGTCgg ATTCTTCGTTGTCAAGCCGCCAAAGTGGAGAGTGCGATTGCAGAAGGGGGTGCTTCTCGTTTCAG TGCTTCTTCAGGCGGAGGAGGTGGTAGGGGTGCACCTCAGCACTATCCCAAGACTGCCAGCAACAG CgagttcctggggaaaacccCAGGGCAAAACGCTCAGAAATGGATTCCTTCACGAAGCACTAGACGAGATGACGACTCCGCAAATGACAAAGAACGACATGATGCAATCTTCAGGAAAGTAAGAGG caTACTAAATAAGCTTACTCCTGAAAAGTTCGACAAGCTATGCCTTGAGCTCCTCAATGTGGGTGTAGAATCTAAGCTCATCCTAAAAGGGGTCATACTGCTG ATCGTAGACAAAGCCCTTGAAGAGCCCAAGTATAGCTCGCTGTACGCTCAACTATGTCTGCGACTGGCAGAAGATGCACCCAACTTTGATGGCCCATCAGCAGAGAGTCATCCAGGACAGAAGCAAAGCACA ACATTCAGACGCCTCCTAATATCTAAACTTCAAGATGAATTTGAAAACCGAACCAGAAATGTTGATA TCTATGATAAGCATGATGGTCCCCTCCTCCCTGAGGAGGAGGAACAGAGAGCCATTGCCAAGATCAAGATGCTGGGGAACATCAAATTCATTGGAGAACTTGGCAAGCTTGATCTTATTCATGAATCTATCCTTCATAAGTGCATCAAAACA CTTTTGGAAAAGAAGAAGAGAGTTCAACTCAAAGATATGGGGGAGGATTTGGAGTGCCTCTGTCAGATAATGAGGACAGTGGGACCTAGATTAGATCATGCGAAAGCCAAG TCCTTAATGGATCAGTACTTTGCCCGTATGCGCTCCTTGATGTCAAGTAAGGAATTGCCAGCAAGGATTCGTTTCCTGCTGCAG GATACTGTGGAGTTGAGAGAACACAACTGGGTTCCTCGCAAAGCTTTTCTTGACAATGGACCAAAGACTATCAATCAAATCCGTCAAGATGCAGTAAAA GATCTGGGAGTTTTTATTCCTGCTCCTATGTCTCAAGGGATGCGAAGCGACTTCTTTCTGGAGGGACCCTTCATGCCACCCAGGATGAAACTTGACAGGGACCCACTCGGAGGGCTTGCTGATATGTTTGGACAAATGCCAG GTAGCGGAATTGGTACTGGTCCAGGGGTTATTCAGGATAGATTCTCACCCACCATGGGACGCCATCGTTCAAACCAACTCTTCAATGGCCATGGGGGTCACCTCATGCCTTCTGCTCAATCCCAGTTTGGAGACCTAGGCAAATCTTTTCTGAAAAGTCAG GGGCAAAGCCAACTCTACCATACCCAGAATCAGGGACTCTTATCCCAGCAACAAGGACAGTCGAAGGATATGCCACCTCGGTTTTCTAAGAAAGGACAGCTTAATGCAGATGAG ATTAGCCTGAGACCTGCTCAGTCTTTCCTGATGAATAAAAACCAAGTGCCAAAGCTTCAGCCCCAGATAACTATGATTCCTCCCAGTGCTCAACCACCACGCACTCAGACACCACCTTTGGGACAG CCGCCTCAACTTGGTCTTAAAACAAATCCACCACTTATACAAGAGAAGCCTGCAAAGACCACCAAGAAACCACCTCCTTCTAAGGAAGAGCTACTTAAACAAACT GAGGCTGTTGTGACTGAGTATCTGAACAATGGAAATGCTAATGATGCTGTCAACACTGTGAGAGAAATGAGAGCTCCGAAACACTTCATTCCTGAGATGCTGAGCAAAGTAATCCTTCAATCCCTAGATAGATCAGATGAGGACAAAGAGAAAGCAAGTACTTTGATCAGCTTGCTCAAGCAGGAGGGAATAGCCACCAGTGACAACTTCATGCAG GCATTCCTGAATGTATTGGACCAGTGCCCCAAACTGGAGGTGGACATCCCATTGGTGAAATCTTACTTAGCACAGTTTGCAGCCCGTGCCATTATTTCAGACCTGGTGAGCATTTCCGAACTGGCTCAACCACTGGAAAGTGGCACCCACTTCCCTCTCTTCCTGCTCTGTCTTCAGCAGTTAGCTAAGTTACAAGACCGTGAATGGCTAACAGAACTGTTCCAACAAAGCAAAGTGAATATGCAGAAAATGTTACCAG AAATTGACCAGAACAAGGACCGCATGCTGGAGATCTTGGAAGGGAAGGGGCTTAGCTTCTTGTTCCCGCTTCTGAAACTGGAGAAGGAACTGCTAAAGCAAATAAAATCGGATCCATCCCCTCAAGCCATCTATAAGTGGATTAAAGATAACATTTCACCCAAGCTTCATGTAGATAAGGGATTTGTGAATATATTGATGACCAG TTTCTTGCAGTATATTTCTAGTGAAGTAAACCCACCCAGTGACGAATCGGATTCTTCATCTGCTCCATCTAAAGAGCAGCTCGAGCAGGAAAAACAGCTGCTTCTTTCCTTCAAGCCGGTGATGCAGAAGTTCCTCCATGACCATGTTGATCTGCAAGTGAGTGCTTTATATGCACTCCAGGTGCACTGCTACAACAACAATTTTCCAAAAG GCATGTTACTGCGCTTCTTTGTTCATTTCTATGACATGGAGATCATTGAAGAAGAAGCCTTCTTGGCATGGAAAGAAGACATTACTCAAGAGTTTCCAGGGAAGGGCAAAGCTTTATTCCAG GTAAACCAGTGGTTAACCTGGCTGGAAACTGCTGAAGAAGAAGAATCTGAAGAAGAAGCTGATTAA